The Xenopus tropicalis strain Nigerian chromosome 7, UCB_Xtro_10.0, whole genome shotgun sequence genome includes a region encoding these proteins:
- the LOC100488359 gene encoding phospholipase A2 inhibitor subunit gamma B, translating into MAKCTALLLVLISCAASVYTHECVTCSQTSLTTDAKSLTCSGSKQSCKEHQDHCVTRYIDEKDTNGKLIQGWIVRECGTSHNCFDALSFTNGTTVILMSVKCCVLDICLLEDPPSKGKQPKKPLKCEACYENGQSECYTNKTMVCDGEHSKCASISYSSTDTTNNKVTEQFFTRGCAEEKKCSNKTITAQVGNTKYQFGYTCNGCSGLYFSPLMLVLAAISMIKLI; encoded by the exons ATGGCCAAGTGCACTGCATTGCTCCTTGTCCTGATTTCCTGCGCAGCCTCAG tgTATACACATGAGTGCGTGACGTGCTCACAAACGTCTCTGACAACCGATGCAAAGAGTCTAACCTGCAGCGGTTCTAAACAATCCTGTAAGGAACATCAGGACCACTGCGTGACCCGTTATATTGATGAGAAAGATACCAATG GCAAACTGATTCAGGGCTGGATTGTCAGAGAATGCGGAACATCGCACAACTGTTTCGATGCTTTGAGCTTTACCAATGGAACCACTGTCATTTTGATGTCCGTCAAATGCTGCGTGCTTGACATTTGTCTATTAGAAG ATCCTCCATCTAAAGGTAAACAGCCAAAAAAACCACTGAAATGTGAAGCCTGTTATGAAAACGGTCAGTCTGAGTGTTACACTAACAAAACAATGGTGTGCGATGGAGAACACAGTAAATGTGCCAGCATTTCCTACAGCTCAACAG ATACAACAAATAATAAGGTTACAGAGCAGTTCTTCACGAGAGGATGTGccgaagaaaaaaaatgcagcaacaaaacTATTACAGCACAAGTCGGCAACACAAAGTATCAATTTGGATATACCTGCAATGGTTGCTCCGGCCTCTACTTCAGCCCTTTAATGCTTGTCCTCGCTGCTATCTCCATGATAAAACTCATATAG
- the LOC108648118 gene encoding phospholipase A2 inhibitor and Ly6/PLAUR domain-containing protein produces the protein MEKAILLACVLAVLIPTGLCLSCYECTVNKQYKCVGAFKVCAKNEVCLSFFAKTEKTGLIVGGRMCGPAKSCDQSYSLSANGQKMTFFSSCCKTNKCQPSPKVKDNGIKCPFCIADDSGSCNGDQTLQCTGPEDKCFSFYSSGSSGQPTARGCVTSNICSSNLKNTIVPPSYQNGKIVCKDPESDQTGDGDQSNGDNSS, from the exons ATGGAAAAGGCCATTCTTTTAGCCTGTGTTCTTGCTGTTCTGATACCTACAG GTTTATGTTTATCCTGCTATGAGTGCACAGTGAATAAACAGTACAAATGTGTCGGAGCTTTTAAAGTATGTGCAAAAAATGAAGTGTGCCTTTCATTTTTTGCTAAAACAG AAAAAACAGGTCTCATTGTTGGTGGACGAATGTGTGGCCCAGCGAAGTCCTGCGACCAGTCATACAGCTTATCCGCCAATGgccaaaaaatgacatttttttcctcCTGCTGCAAAACAAACAAATGCCAGCCTTCTCCAAAAG ttaAAGACAATGGAATAAAGTGCCCCTTCTGTATCGCCGATGATTCTGGCAGCTGTAACGGAGACCAGACCTTGCAATGCACAGGACCTGAAGACAAATGCTTTTCCTTCTATTCTTCAG GCTCCTCAGGGCAACCTACAGCACGTGGCTGTGTCACTAGCAATATCTGCAGTTCCAACCTTAAAAATACAATTGTTCCTCCATCATATCAAAATGGAAAAATAGTATGTAAAGATCCAGAGAGCGACCAAACTGGTGATGGTGACCAAAGCAATGGTGATAACTCCAGCTAA